A DNA window from Camelina sativa cultivar DH55 chromosome 17, Cs, whole genome shotgun sequence contains the following coding sequences:
- the LOC104759050 gene encoding ATP-dependent helicase rhp16-like: MVERDGSAKAIVFSQFTSFLDLISYALGKSGVSYVKVVGGMSRAARDTAVNKFKEDKNCRVFLTGLKTGGVALNLTAASHVFMMDPWWNPAAERQAQDRIHRIGQYKPIRVVRFIMEKTVEERILTLQRKKEELFESTVGDSDENAVPNLTEEDIMSLFA, encoded by the exons ATGGTTGAAAGAGATGGGTCTGCCAAAGCAATAGTTTTCAGCCAGTTCACATCATTCTTGGACCTGATAAGTTACGCCCTGGGGAAG TCTGGGGTTAGCTATGTTAAAGTGGTGGGAGGCATGTCCAGGGCAGCTAGAGATACTGCAGTCAATAAatttaaagaagacaaaaactgCAGAGTTTTCTTAACGGGATTGAAAACTGGAGGGGTTGCTCTAAATCTAACAGCCGCTTCGCAT GTGTTCATGATGGACCCGTGGTGGAACCCAGCTGCTGAGAGGCAAGCACAGGACAGGATACATAGGATCGGACAGTACAAGCCTATCAG GGTCGTAAGATTCATAATGGAGAAAACAGTGGAGGAAAGGATACTGACGCttcaaaggaagaaagaagaattgttTGAAAG TACGGTGGGTGACTCTGATGAAAACGCTGTACCAAATCTGACTGAAGAGGATATCATGTCACTGTTCGCATAA
- the LOC104754366 gene encoding transcription initiation factor TFIID subunit 13-like: MSNTPATAAAASSSKSKAAGTSQPQEKRKTLFQKELQHMMYGFGDEQNPLPETVALVEDIVVEYVTDLTHKAQEIGSKRGRLLVDDFLYLIRKDLPKLNRCRELLAMQEELKQARKAFDVDEKELVD, encoded by the exons atgagtaacACACCAGCAACGGCGGCGGCGGCGTCATCATCTAAATCCAAAGCTGCGGGAACTTCTCAGCCACAGGAAAAACGCAAAACCCTCTTTCAGAAAGAAT TGCAGCATATGATGTATGGATTTGGCGATGAGCAAAAC CCACTTCCAGAGACTGTGGCGCTTGTAGAAGACATTGTTGTGGAGTATGTCACAGATTTG ACACATAAGGCTCAAGAGATTGGTTCAAAGCGAGGTAGACTTCTTGTTGATGACTTCTTGTATCTTATCCGCAAG GATTTGCCAAAACTGAACCGGTGTAGAGAACTGTTGGCGATGCAAGAAGAGCTCAAACAAGCTCGTAAAGCTTTTGATGTCGACGAAAAGGAGCTAGTTGATTGA
- the LOC104754367 gene encoding uncharacterized protein LOC104754367: MGESKKKSRSVATQRARSIVRMALLWGRKGGIFKRWHMFELRNLFSKHLKALAHHNSVNNDSYISRYGEKQLSFDETPIFNVKMHRPASMRFLLPCIAPPVDFDYDFELDRQNDTDDARSYGYYDDSCHEKCDPAAEDHQEEEEEEKGVDVRADEFIANFYEQMKLQRQISYLQYKEHNDLV, translated from the coding sequence ATGGgggaatcaaagaagaaaagcagATCAGTAGCAACACAGAGAGCTCGGAGTATTGTGAGAATGGCTCTTCTATGGGGAAGAAAAGGTGGAATCTTCAAGAGATGGCACATGTTTGAGCTCCGTAACTTGTTCTCCAAGCATCTCAAAGCGCTAGCTCATCATAACAGCGTTAACAACGACAGTTATATCTCTCGTTACGGCGAGAAACAGCTCTCTTTCGACGAGACGCCAATCTTTAACGTTAAGATGCATCGTCCTGCATCCATGAGGTTCCTCTTACCTTGCATTGCTCCTCCCGTTGATTTTGACTACGACTTCGAATTGGACCGTCAAAATGATACGGATGATGCTAGATCATACGGCTACTACGATGATTCTTGCCATGAGAAATGTGACCCTGCGGCTGAGGATcatcaagaggaggaggaagaagagaagggtgTTGATGTGAGAGCAGATGAGTTCATTGCTAACTTCTATGAACAGATGAAGTTGCAGAGGCAAATCTCGTATTTGCAATACAAAGAACACAACGACCTTGTATGA
- the LOC104754368 gene encoding uncharacterized protein LOC104754368, whose amino-acid sequence METKYQNDDDKVLTQKQNGDIQLEIEQINKTPTMKTKKLSRGMHMFSVVMYMLRRRRRRKTFNTRFWRRIVESVRKVRSEITIMPSSNFINTIVLPPAPPPLPACTETGEEDGVGVDESGDRLSEAVEVFTAASSSSSSGISGYGSAMSLRELDYPYDDDIDEEDECYSDVEGGDDMIDEKAEEFIVRFYEQMKMQNQVYTDRCKAKGIMN is encoded by the coding sequence atggaaacaaaatatcagaatgatgatgataaggttTTAACACAAAAGCAGAATGGTGATATACAATTAGAGATagagcaaataaacaagactcCGACCATGAAGACGAAAAAGTTATCACGTGGGATGCACATGTTCTCCGTCGTCATGTACATGCTCCGTCGTCGCCGGAGGAGAAAGACCTTCAACACCAGGTTTTGGCGTCGAATTGTCGAGTCCGTACGTAAAGTCCGTTCCGAAATCACGATAATGCCGTCGTCCAATTTCATTAATACGATCGTTCTCCCTCcggctcctcctcctcttccggCCTGCACGGAGACGGGAGAAGAAGACGGTGTTGGTGTTGATGAATCCGGGGACCGTTTATCGGAGGCTGTCGAGGTTTTCACGGcggcttcttcttcgtcatcatcagGAATCTCGGGATATGGATCAGCCATGTCCTTACGTGAGTTGGACTATccttatgatgatgatattgacGAGGAAGATGAATGTTATAGTGATGTGGAAGGAGGAGATGATATGATAGATGAGAAAGCTGAGGAGTTCATCGTGAGGTTCTATGAGCAAATGAAGATGCAAAATCAGGTTTACACTGATCGTTGCAAAGCCAAGGGGATAATGAACTGA
- the LOC104759052 gene encoding uncharacterized protein LOC104759052 encodes MVTITHFIPFSEKLIETTVTNEVSVAKNWIFAIRLAYQEEPTVMISLNSKTNPQDDAKTSTLQLCIKTKCLILQLLHTNQNTNLGECISDLFLDARFVSIGIGIAETVTKLGWQNRVVKKVDVRDLVKVNFPFSYGERSRLSLKGMAYDLLGFGSWKPKRKICPTELANEVLDEEVIKFLSIDAYVCYEIGCKML; translated from the coding sequence ATGGTAACGATTACACATTTTATTCCATTTAGTGAAAAACTCATAGAAACTACAGTGACAAATGAAGTTTCCGTAGCCAAGAATTGGATCTTCGCCATACGATTAGCCTACCAAGAGGAACCAACGGTGATGATCTCTCTGAACTCCAAGACCAATCCTCAAGATGATGCAAAAACCTCGACTCTTCAACTATGCATCAAAACCAAATGCCTCATTCTCCAACTACTTCATACGAATCAAAACACCAACCTCGGCGAATGCATTAGTGATCTATTTCTCGATGCGAGATTTGTTTCTATAGGAATAGGTATTGCCGAAACGGTCACTAAGCTCGGCTGGCAAAATAGAGTTGTTAAGAAAGTTGATGTTCGTGATTTGGTGAAGGTAAATTTTCCTTTTAGTTATGGTGAGAGATCAAGGCTTAGCTTGAAGGGTATGGCTTATGACTTGTTGGGATTTGGCTCGTGGAAACCGAAGAGGAAGATTTGTCCGACAGAGTTGGCTAATGAAGTTCTTGATGAAGAGGTGATTAAGTTCTTGTCCATCGACGCTTATGTTTGTTATGAAATTGGGTGTAAGATGCTTtag
- the LOC104754369 gene encoding importin subunit alpha-6 encodes MSYRPSAKTEVRRNRYKVSVDADEGRRRREDNMVEIRKNKREENLQKKRREGFTAPLASQLGQGFSSSLPTETRLENLQQLVIGVSSEDRDAQLAATAGLRRLLSIERSPPITEVVQSGVVPRLVQFLSRDDFTQLQFEAAWALTNIASGTSEDTKVIIESGAVPSFIKLLSSPSEEVREQAVWALGNVAGDSPICRDHVLGCDAMMSLLAQFNEHSKLSLLRNATWTLSNFCRGKPQPAIEQTTPALPVLERLLHSTDEEVLTDASWALSYLSDGTNEKIQTVIDSGVIPRLVVLLAHPSPSVLIPALRTIGNIVTGDDMQTQAVIDSHALPGLLNILKNTYKKSITKETCWTISNITAGNSSQIQEVFKAGIIQPLINLLQNGQFEIKKEAVWAISNATSGGSPDQIKFLVSQGCIKPLCDLLTCPEPRVVTVTLEGLENILKVGEADAVEDNVYAQMIDEAGGLEKIENLQSHDNNDIYEKAVKILESFWAEDDEGETGGADAPQTYQQSSGFQFGNQGGHAPIGGFNFG; translated from the exons ATGTCTTATAGACCGAGCGCGAAGACCGAGGTTCGTAGGAACAGGTACAAGGTATCTGTTGACGCCGATGAAGGTCGTCGGAGAAGGGAGGATAACATGGTGGAGATtaggaagaacaagagagaggaGAACTTGCAGAAGAAGAGACGTGAAGGCTTTACTGCTCCCTTGGCGTCACAGCTTGGCCAGggtttctcctcttctcttcctaCTGAAACCAGA TTGGAGAACTTACAACAGTTGGTTATCGGAGTAAGCTCGGAAGATAGAGACGCACAACTGGCGGCGACTGCTGGCTTAAGGAGATTGCTTTCaattg agcGAAGTCCTCCAATCACTGAAGTTGTTCAATCTGGTGTTGTTCCTCGCCTTGTGCAATTTCTTTCCAGGGATGACTTCACCCAGCTTCAG TTTGAGGCAGCTTGGGCGCTCACCAATATCGCTTCAGGGACGTCTGAGGACACTAAGGTCATTATAGAAAGTGGTGCTGTCCCTTCTTTCATCAAGCTTCTCAGCTCTCCTAGTGAGGAAGTCCGGGAACAG GCTGTTTGGGCATTGGGAAACGTCGCTGGTGACTCACCAATATGCCGTGATCATGTCCTCGGTTGCGATGCCATGATGTCTCTTCTGGCTCAATTCAACGAGCATTCAAAGCTCTCCTTGCTGAGGAATGCTACATGGACATTATCAAATTTCTGCAGAGGGAAGCCGCAACCAGCGATTGAGCAG ACAACACCAGCTTTACCAGTTCTTGAGCGCCTTTTGCATTCAACCGACGAAGAAGTTCTCACAGATGCATCATGGGCTCTCTCATATCTCTCTGATGGTACAAATGAGAAAATACAAACTGTTATCGACTCTGGTGTCATCCCTCGCCTTGTTGTGCTCTTAGC TCATCCGTCGCCCTCAGTTCTGATTCCAGCTCTCCGTACCATTGGTAATATTGTTACCGGAGATGATATGCAGACTCAG GCGGTTATAGACAGTCATGCGCTTCCTGGTCTGTTAAACATATTGAAAAACACATACAAGAAGAGCATCACGAAGGAAACTTGCTGGACTATCTCTAACATTACAGCTGGGAACTCAAGTCAAATTCAA GAAGTGTTTAAAGCAGGCATTATTCAGCCTCTGATTAACTTGCTTCAGAACGGTCAGTtcgaaattaaaaaagaagctGTCTGGGCAATTTCTAATGCAACTTCTGGTGGCAGTCCTGACCAAAtcaa GTTTCTCGTGAGCCAAGGCTGCATTAAACCACTGTGTGATCTCCTGACCTGTCCTGAGCCAAGGGTCGTCACAGTGACTTTGGAAGGTCTAGAGAACATTCTGAAAGTTGGTGAAGCCGACGCAGTTGAAGATAATGTCTATGCGCAGATGATTGATGAGGCAGGAGGTCTGGAGAAGATTGAGAATCTTCAGAGTCACGATAATAATGACATTTACGAGAAAGCTGTGAAAATCCTCGAGTCGTTTTGGGCTGAAGACGACGAGGGTGAAACTGGCGGTGCGGATGCTCCTCAGACTTATCAGCAGTCTTCCGGTTTCCAATTCGGAAACCAGGGTGGTCATGCTCCTATAGGTGGTTTCAACTTTGGTTGA
- the LOC104754370 gene encoding uncharacterized protein LOC104754370, whose translation MMMQSRLVAFATAARSRVRPIAQRRLAFGSSTSGRTADPEIHSGNDGADPAIYPRDPEGMDDVANPKTAAEEIVDDTPRPSLEEQPLIPPKSPRATAHKLESTPVGHPSEPHNQQRRKKTTASPPSLDSVSCAGLDGSPWPKDEGEAEEQRRREDETETDQEYYKHHKASPLSEIEFADTRKPITQATDGTAYPAGKDVIGWLPEQLDTAEESLMKATMIFKRNAERGDPETFPHSRILREMRGEWF comes from the exons atgatgatgcaatCCCGATTAGTAGCGTTTGCTACAGCGGCACGTTCCCGTGTTCGACCAATCGCACAAAGGCGTTTAGCGTTTGGATCTTCAACGTCTGGCCGCACCGCTGATCCAGAGATCCATTCTGGTAACGATGGAGCTGATCCAGCTATTTATCCGAGAGACCCCGAG GGTATGGATGATGTTGCAAACCCTAAGACAGCGGCCGAAGAAATAGTGGACGATACTCCACGACCGAGTCTAGAAGAGCAACCGCTTATACCACCAAAATCACCTCGCGCCACCGCGCACAAGCTAGAGAGTACTCCCGTCGGTCATCCGTCAGAACCCCATAACCAACAGAGACGAAAAAAGACAACCGCCTCTCCACCGTCGCTTGATTCCGTGAGCTGTGCCGGTTTAGACGGTTCGCCGTGGCCTAAAGACGAAGGTGAAGCGGAGGAGCAGAGGCGGAGAGAAGATGAGACAGAGACCGACCAAGAGTATTACAAACACCACAAAGCTTCTCCCTTATCAGAGATTGAATTCGCCGATACACGTAAACCTATAACGCAAGCCACTGATGGAACGGCGTACCCGGCTGGTAAAGACGTGATCGGATGGTTACCGGAGCAGCTTGACACGGCGGAAGAATCTTTGATGAAAGCAACAATGATATTCAAACGCAACGCGGAACGTGGCGATCCTGAAACGTTTCCTCATTCTAGAATCTTAAGGGAAATGAGAGGCGAGTGGTTTTAA
- the LOC104759053 gene encoding sulfated surface glycoprotein 185-like produces the protein MESFLCFISLFLISSQSVALSITEKPEIECAMCLECENPCDQPPPPLPSPPPPPPLEFLCPPPLPPPPPPVEIFCPPPPSPPPPSPSPPPPSPPPPPSPPPPCNHCPLPLPPPLPPVCNECVPNKPRPPIIITAAAAMPEISASISLMIALFAFLVSSLIQ, from the coding sequence ATGGAGTCGTTCCTCTGtttcatctctctgtttttgataTCATCACAATCTGTTGCGTTGAGTATAACAGAGAAACCAGAGATAGAATGTGCAATGTGTTTAGAATGCGAGAATCCATGTGATCAGCCACCTCCTCCGTTGCCCTCACCCCCACCGCCTCCGCCACTAGAATTTCTCTGTCCCCCGCCGcttcctccacctccaccgccGGTAGAGATTTTCTGTCCGCCGCCGCCTTCTCCACCACCTCCATCTCCTTCCCCGCCCCCGCcttctcctccacctcctccttcACCGCCACCACCATGTAATCACTGCCCGTTACCGCTTCCACCGCCGTTGCCGCCGGTTTGCAATGAATGCGTTCCTAACAAGCCTAGACCACCGATCATTATCACCGCCGCAGCAGCTATGCCAGAGATCTCTGCTTCCATCAGCTTAATGATTGCTCTATTCGCCTTTCTAGTTTCCTCTCTAATTCAATAA
- the LOC104754371 gene encoding probable galacturonosyltransferase-like 5, which translates to MHWITRFSAVFSAALAMILLSPSLRSFSPAAAIRSSSHPDSGEFKSRHHSSSSFRESPIFRNADQCRSSGEDSGVCNPNLVHVAITLDIDYLRGSIAAVNSILQHSMCPQSVFFHFLVSSSEIQTLESLIRSTFPKLINLKIYYFAPETVQSLISSSVRQALEQPLNYARNYLADLLEPCVKRVIYLDSDLIVVDDIVKLWKTSLGPRTIGAPEYCHANFTKYFTGGFWSDQRFNGTFKGRNPCYFNTGVMVIDLKKWRRFSYTKRIERWMEIQKMERIYELGSLPPFLLVFAGHVAPISHRWNQHGLGGDNVRGSCRDLHSGPVSLLHWSGSGKPWLRLDSKLPCPLDTLWAPYDLYKHSH; encoded by the coding sequence ATGCATTGGATTACGAGATTCTCCGCCGTCTTCTCCGCCGCATTAGCCATGATTCTCCTCTCCCCTTCGCTCCGATCCTTTTCCCCCGCCGCAGCTATCAGATCCTCGTCGCATCCCGATTCCGGCGAATTCAAATCCCGACATCACTCATCCTCCTCCTTTAGAGAATCTCCAATTTTTCGTAACGCCGACCAATGCAGATCTTCCGGCGAAGATTCCGGCGTCTGTAACCCTAATCTCGTCCACGTGGCCATAACTCTCGACATCGATTACCTCCGCGGCTCAATCGCAGCCGTCAATTCAATCCTCCAACACTCGATGTGTCCTCAGAGCgtcttcttccacttcctcgTCTCCTCCTCCGAGATTCAAACCCTAGAATCTCTCATCCGCTCCACTTTCCCCAAATTGATCAATCTCAAGATTTACTATTTTGCCCCTGAGACCGTACAGTCCTTGATCTCCTCCTCCGTGAGGCAGGCCCTAGAGCAACCGCTCAATTACGCCAGAAACTACTTGGCGGATCTGCTCGAGCCTTGCGTCAAACGTGTCATCTACTTGGATTCGGATCTCATCGTCGTCGATGACATTGTCAAGCTTTGGAAAACGAGTCTAGGCCCGAGAACAATCGGAGCTCCGGAGTATTGTCACGCCAATTTCACTAAATACTTCACCGGAGGTTTCTGGTCTGATCAGAGGTTTAACGGAACGTTCAAAGGGAGGAACCCTTGTTACTTCAATACTGGTGTCATGGTGATTGATCTCAAGAAATGGAGACGATTTAGTTACACGAAACGGATTGAGAGATGGATGGAGATTCAGAAGATGGAGAGGATCTATGAGCTTGGCTCTCTTCCTCCGTTTCTTCTGGTTTTTGCTGGTCACGTTGCTCCCATCTCACATCGGTGGAATCAACATGGGCTTGGTGGTGATAATGTTAGAGGTAGCTGCCGTGATTTGCATTCTGGTCCTGTGAGTTTGCTTCATTGGTCAGGTAGTGGTAAGCCATGGCTAAGGCTTGATTCCAAGCTTCCATGTCCTTTAGACACTTTGTGGGCACCTTATGATTTGTATAAACACTCCCATTGA
- the LOC104754372 gene encoding cellulose synthase-like protein D5 — protein sequence MVKAAASQSSSPVTITVTPCKGSGDRSLGLTSPIPRASVINNNQNSPLSSRATRRTSVSGGNRRSSGGEGRYCSMSVEDLTADTTTTTNSDCVLSYTVHIPPTPDHQTVFASQESGMGEEEEEDEMLKGNSNHKSFLSGTIFTGGFKSVTRGHVLDCSMDQADPEKKSGQICWLKGCDEKVVHGRCECGFKICRDCYFDNITSGGGNCPGCKEPYRDVNDDVETEEEEEDEAKPLPQMGDSKLDKRLSVVKSFKAQNQAGDFDHTRWLFETKGTYGYGNAVWPKDGYGIGSGGSGNGYETPPEFGERSKRPLTRKVSVSAAIISPYRLLIALRLVALGLFLTWRIRHPNREAMWLWGMSTTCELWFALSWLLDQLPKLCPVNRLTDLGVLKERFESPNLRNPKGRSDLPGIDVFVSTADPEKEPPLVTANTILSILAVDYPVEKLACYLSDDGGALLTFEALAQTASFASTWVPFCRKHSIEPRNPEAYFGQKRNFLKNKVRLDFVRERRRVKREYDEFKVRINSLPEAIRRRSDAYNVHEELRAKKKQMEMMMGSNPEETVKVPKATWMSDGSHWPGTWSSGESDNSRGDHAGIIQAMLAPPNTEPVYGAEADAENLIDTTDVDIRLPMLVYVSREKRPGYDHNKKAGAMNALVRTSAIMSNGPFILNLDCDHYIYNSVALREGMCFMLDRGGDRICYVQFPQRFEGIDPNDRYANHNTVFFDVSMRALDGLQGPMYVGTGCIFRRTALYGFSPPRASEHHGWLGRRKVKISLRKPKAMTKKDDEVCLPINGEYNEEENDDGDIESLLLPKRFGNSNSFVASIPVAEYQGRLLQDLQGKGKNSRPAGSLAVPREPLDAATVAEAISVISCFYEDKTEWGKRVGWIYGSVTEDVVTGYRMHNRGWRSIYCVTKRDAFRGTAPINLTDRLHQVLRWATGSVEIFFSRNNAIFATRRMKFLQRVAYFNVGMYPFTSLFLIVYCILPAVSLFSGQFIVQSLDITFLIFLLAITLTLCMLSLLEIKWSGITLHEWWRNEQFWVIGGTSAHPAAVLQGLLKVIAGVDVSFTLTSKSATPEDGDDEYADLYVVKWSFLMVPPLTIMMVNMIAIAVGMARTLYSPFPQWSKLVGGVFFSFWVLCHLYPFAKGLMGRRGRVPTIVFVWSGLLSIIVSLLWVYINPPSGKQDYMQFQFP from the exons ATGGTGAAAGCAGCTGCTTCTCAGTCATCTTCTCCGGTGACTATAACGGTGACACCATGTAAAGGATCCGGCGACAGAAGCTTAGGTTTGACGAGTCCTATCCCACGCGCCTCcgtcatcaacaacaaccaaaactcTCCACTAAGCTCAAGAGCCACGCGTCGCACCTCCGTCAGCGGCGGAAATCGGAGATCCAGCGGTGGTGAAGGAAGATACTGTTCCATGTCTGTCGAAGATCTAACGGCTGACACCACGACTACTACTAATTCAGACTGCGTTCTGAGCTATACTGTTCATATCCCACCAACACCGGATCATCAGACGGTGTTCGCTTCGCAGGAGAGTGGTatgggtgaagaagaagaagaagacgagatgCTCAAAGGGAACTCGAATCACAAAAGCTTCCTCTCTGGTACGATTTTTACCGGCGGGTTTAAATCGGTGACACGTGGCCATGTTCTCGATTGCTCTATGGATCAAGCTGATCCGGAGAAAAAATCAGGTCAGATCTGTTGGTTAAAAGGCTGTGATGAGAAAGTTGTTCATGGGAGATGTGAGTGTGGTTTCAAGATTTGTAGAGATTGTTACTTTGATAATATCACAAGCGGTGGAGGCAATTGTCCTGGATGTAAAGAGCCTTACAGGGACGTCAACGATGATGTTGAAactgaggaggaggaagaagatgaggcgAAACCGCTTCCTCAGATGGGTGATTCAAAGCTTGACAAGAGGCTTTCCGTTGTTAAGTCGTTTAAAGCGCAGAATCAAGCTGGAGACTTTGATCACACTCGGTGGTTGTTTGAGACTAAAGGTACTTATGGTTATGGGAACGCTGTTTGGCCTAAAGATGGGTATGGAATCGGGTCTGGTGGTTCTGGAAACGGGTATGAGACGCCGCCGGAGTTTGGTGAGAGAAGCAAGAGACCTCTTACTAGGAAAGTTAGCGTCTCTGCTGCTATTATCAGTCCTTACAG ATTACTCATTGCGTTGCGTCTGGTGGCTCTTGGTCTGTTCCTGACATGGAGGATTCGTCACCCAAATAGAGAGGCAATGTGGTTGTGGGGAATGTCAACAACTTGTGAGCTTTGGTTTGCCTTGTCTTGGCTTTTGGATCAGCTTCCAAAACTCTGTCCGGTTAACAGATTAACTGATTTAGGTGTTCTTAAGGAACGCTTTGAATCTCCTAATCTCAGGAACCCGAAAGGAAGATCTGATCTCCCGGGTATAGATGTGTTTGTTTCGACTGCAGACCCTGAGAAAGAACCGCCTCTGGTCACAGCCAACACCATCCTCTCGATCCTAGCTGTTGATTACCCTGTGGAGAAACTTGCTTGCTACTTATCAGACGATGGAGGAGCTTTGCTAACATTTGAAGCCTTGGCTCAAACAGCTAGCTTTGCCAGCACATGGGTGCCGTTTTGCAGGAAACACAGTATAGAGCCAAGGAACCCTGAGGCCTACTTTGGCCAGAAGCGTAACTTTCTGAAGAACAAAGTGAGGCTGGATTTTGTGAGGGAAAGGAGGAGAGTGAAGAGAGAATATGATGAGTTTAAGGTCAGAATCAACTCATTGCCTGAGGCGATAAGAAGGAGGTCTGATGCTTACAATGTGCATGAGGAGCTCAGAGCTAAGAAGAAAcagatggagatgatgatgggAAGCAATCCTGAAGAAACTGTTAAAGTTCCAAAGGCCACTTGGATGTCTGATGGTTCTCACTGGCCAGGGACTTGGTCCTCTGGAGAATCTGATAATTCCCGAGGAGACCATGCTGGGATCATCCAG GCAATGTTAGCTCCTCCGAATACAGAACCAGTTTATGGAGCAGAAGCAGATGCTGAGAACTTAATTGATACAACAGACGTTGACATCAGGCTGCCAATGCTAGTCTATGTTTCAAGAGAGAAGAGACCGGGTTATGATCACAACAAGAAAGCAGGAGCCATGAATGCTTTGGTTAGAACCAGCGCAATTATGTCTAATGGTCCATTCATCCTCAATCTTGATTGTGACCACTACATTTACAACTCCGTGGCCTTGAGAGAAGGAATGTGCTTCATGCTTGATCGTGGTGGCGATAGAATCTGCTATGTTCAGTTCCCTCAGAGGTTTGAAGGTATTGACCCAAATGATCGTTATGCGAACCACAACACTGTCTTCTTTGATGTTAGTATGAGAGCATTGGATGGTCTTCAAGGTCCAATGTATGTGGGAACTGGCTGCATCTTCCGGAGAACAGCTCTATACGGATTTAGCCCTCCGAGAGCATCTGAACATCACGGCTGGCttggaagaagaaaggtgaAGATATCGCTGAGGAAACCTAAAGCCATGacgaagaaagatgatgaagtttGTTTGCCTATCAATGGAGAATACAACgaagaagagaatgatgatGGAGATATTGAATCTCTGCTTCTCCCAAAGAGATTTGGTAACTCGAACTCTTTCGTTGCTTCAATCCCGGTTGCTGAATACCAAGGGAGACTCTTACAAGACTTGCAAGGCAAAGGCAAGAACAGTAGACCAGCTGGCTCACTTGCTGTCCCACGTGAACCGCTTGATGCAGCCACAGTAGCCGAAGCAATCAGTGTGATTTCTTGCTTCTACGAGGACAAAACAGAGTGGGGCAAAAGAGTTGGATGGATCTATGGTTCAGTGACTGAAGACGTAGTCACGGGATATCGAATGCATAACAGAGGATGGAGATCAATCTACTGCGTGACCAAAAGAGACGCTTTCCGTGGAACAGCTCCGATCAATCTAACGGATAGACTTCACCAGGTTCTGAGATGGGCAACAGGATCTGTTGAGATCTTTTTCTCAAGGAACAACGCTATTTTCGCAACCAGAAGGATGAAGTTCTTGCAGAGAGTGGCTTACTTCAATGTCGGAATGTATCCATTCACATCGCTGTTCCTCATCGTCTACTGCATCCTCCCTGCAGTTTCGCTCTTCTCGGGTCAATTCATAGTGCAATCACTCGACATAACGTTCTTGATCTTCCTCCTCGCGATAACACTCACGCTCTGTATGTTATCACTCCTTGAGATCAAATGGTCAGGCATAACTCTCCACGAATGGTGGAGAAACGAGCAGTTCTGGGTTATAGGAGGTACGAGCGCACACCCTGCAGCTGTTCTTCAGGGTCTTCTCAAGGTGATTGCGGGAGTCGATGTCTCTTTTACCTTGACTTCCAAGTCAGCTACACCAGAAGATGGAGACGATGAGTATGCAGATCTGTATGTTGTGAAATGGAGCTTTCTGATGGTTCCTCCATTGACGATCATGATGGTGAACATGATTGCGATAGCGGTGGGGATGGCGAGGACTCTGTACAGCCCATTCCCGCAATGGAGCAAGCTTGTTGGAGGAGTGTTCTTCAGCTTCTGGGTGCTTTGTCATCTGTATCCGTTTGCTAAAGGATTGATGGGAAGAAGAGGCAGAGTTCCGACGATAGTGTTTGTGTGGTCAGGTTTGTTGTCGATTATTGTGTCTTTGCTTTGGGTTTATATCAACCCTCCTTCAGGGAAACAAGACTATATGCAGTTTCAATTCCCTTGA